A window of the Carassius carassius chromosome 36, fCarCar2.1, whole genome shotgun sequence genome harbors these coding sequences:
- the LOC132117506 gene encoding cation channel sperm-associated protein 1-like isoform X4 encodes MNSTGRHTDANVSLRSARQLFVKMWKALLDRAVRLQQDLHHFTKLYDQIMLFVLLMNTTTQVAMTFQGLAPACVYEALEAVFLAFYTMECVLKLISFGLKYFKSMWNILDFSVTLVGLLDLFLDSKQYDSERFTTFFHLLKMFKVCRAFRILRTLRKSDPKRFGSMLNTMSTLLQLLTLDDWINVYYTSRDNGAPDVIIFIVLYILTEYYILLSLIYAVTVDTILSNRKNMVEEQPSPIQTTEQIKSEPTDDQTTKVAFSENYFIEGKNIRMEHCLRILEALEKNQQLFRKQTNYLYRLVDSTEMGPSFYRRKEADEDELEDSH; translated from the exons ATGAACTCCACCGGAAGACACACCGACGCGAATGTTTCTCTGAGATCTGCTAGACAACTATTTGTTAAG ATGTGGAAAGCATTGCTGGACAGGGCTGTCCGTCTGCAGCAGGACCTCCATCACTTCACTAAGCTCTATGATCAAATCATGCTGTTTGTGCTCTTGATGAACACTACAACACAAGTGGCAATGACATTTCAAGGTCTCGCACCAG CTTGTGTTTATGAAGCACTGGAGGCAGTCTTCTTGGCTTTTTATACGATGGAGTGCGTGTTAAAGCTCATAAGTTTTGGCTTAAAATACTTCAAAAGCATGTGGAATATTCTGG ATTTCTCGGTCACTTTGGTAGGGTTGCTAGACCTTTTTCTGGACAGCAAACAGTATGATAGTGAGCGTTTCACCACTTTTTTCCACCTCCTTAAAATGTTCAAAGTGTGTCGAGCATTCAGGATCTTACGCACACTGCG CAAGTCCGACCCAAAGCGATTTGGTTCCATGCTCAATACCATGTCTACACTCCTCCAGCTGTTGACACTTGATGACTGGATTAACGTCTATTACACCAGTCGAGACAATG GTGCACCTGATGTTATCATCTTCATCGTCTTGTACATCTTGACTGAATACTACATCCTTTTAAG TCTGATCTATGCAGTGACGGTGGACACCATCCTCAGCAACAGAAAG AACATGGTTGAGGAACAGCCATCGCCGATCCAGACGACAG agcAAATCAAGAGTGAGCCGACTGACGACCAGACAACCAAGGTTGCTTTCTCAGAAAACTATTTTATTGAAGG GAAGAACATTCGGATGGAACACTGTTTGAGGATCCTGGAAGCTCTGGAGAAGAATCAGCAGTTGTTTCGGAAACAAACCAATTACCTTTACAGGCTGGTTGACAGCACTGAAATG GGACCTTCTTTTTACCGTAGAAAGGAAGCAGATGAGGATGAACTAGAGGACAGCCATTGA
- the LOC132117506 gene encoding cation channel sperm-associated protein 1-like isoform X2 — protein sequence MNSTGRHTDANVSLRSARQLFVKMWKALLDRAVRLQQDLHHFTKLYDQIMLFVLLMNTTTQVAMTFQGLAPACVYEALEAVFLAFYTMECVLKLISFGLKYFKSMWNILDFSVTLVGLLDLFLDSKQYDSERFTTFFHLLKMFKVCRAFRILRTLRFFSGPKVIMKVIGKSLKMNGIIFVLMFCIFVMFSILFRQNLSKSDPKRFGSMLNTMSTLLQLLTLDDWINVYYTSRDNGAPDVIIFIVLYILTEYYILLRFSLTPFTLTEHVHIQNMVEEQPSPIQTTEQIKSEPTDDQTTKVAFSENYFIEGKNIRMEHCLRILEALEKNQQLFRKQTNYLYRLVDSTEMGPSFYRRKEADEDELEDSH from the exons ATGAACTCCACCGGAAGACACACCGACGCGAATGTTTCTCTGAGATCTGCTAGACAACTATTTGTTAAG ATGTGGAAAGCATTGCTGGACAGGGCTGTCCGTCTGCAGCAGGACCTCCATCACTTCACTAAGCTCTATGATCAAATCATGCTGTTTGTGCTCTTGATGAACACTACAACACAAGTGGCAATGACATTTCAAGGTCTCGCACCAG CTTGTGTTTATGAAGCACTGGAGGCAGTCTTCTTGGCTTTTTATACGATGGAGTGCGTGTTAAAGCTCATAAGTTTTGGCTTAAAATACTTCAAAAGCATGTGGAATATTCTGG ATTTCTCGGTCACTTTGGTAGGGTTGCTAGACCTTTTTCTGGACAGCAAACAGTATGATAGTGAGCGTTTCACCACTTTTTTCCACCTCCTTAAAATGTTCAAAGTGTGTCGAGCATTCAGGATCTTACGCACACTGCG GTTTTTCAGTGGTCCCAAGGTCATCATGAAAGTAATAGGAAAGTCTTTGAAGATGAATGGAATCATCTTCGTGCTCATGTTTTGCATCTTTGTCATGTTTTCCATTCTTTTCCGACAAAACTTAAGCAAGTCCGACCCAAAGCGATTTGGTTCCATGCTCAATACCATGTCTACACTCCTCCAGCTGTTGACACTTGATGACTGGATTAACGTCTATTACACCAGTCGAGACAATG GTGCACCTGATGTTATCATCTTCATCGTCTTGTACATCTTGACTGAATACTACATCCTTTTAAG GTTTTCATTGACACCGTTCACACTTACTGAACATGTTCACATTCAGAACATGGTTGAGGAACAGCCATCGCCGATCCAGACGACAG agcAAATCAAGAGTGAGCCGACTGACGACCAGACAACCAAGGTTGCTTTCTCAGAAAACTATTTTATTGAAGG GAAGAACATTCGGATGGAACACTGTTTGAGGATCCTGGAAGCTCTGGAGAAGAATCAGCAGTTGTTTCGGAAACAAACCAATTACCTTTACAGGCTGGTTGACAGCACTGAAATG GGACCTTCTTTTTACCGTAGAAAGGAAGCAGATGAGGATGAACTAGAGGACAGCCATTGA
- the LOC132117506 gene encoding cation channel sperm-associated protein 1-like isoform X1: MNSTGRHTDANVSLRSARQLFVKMWKALLDRAVRLQQDLHHFTKLYDQIMLFVLLMNTTTQVAMTFQGLAPACVYEALEAVFLAFYTMECVLKLISFGLKYFKSMWNILDFSVTLVGLLDLFLDSKQYDSERFTTFFHLLKMFKVCRAFRILRTLRFFSGPKVIMKVIGKSLKMNGIIFVLMFCIFVMFSILFRQNLSKSDPKRFGSMLNTMSTLLQLLTLDDWINVYYTSRDNGAPDVIIFIVLYILTEYYILLSLIYAVTVDTILSNRKNMVEEQPSPIQTTEQIKSEPTDDQTTKVAFSENYFIEGKNIRMEHCLRILEALEKNQQLFRKQTNYLYRLVDSTEMGPSFYRRKEADEDELEDSH; encoded by the exons ATGAACTCCACCGGAAGACACACCGACGCGAATGTTTCTCTGAGATCTGCTAGACAACTATTTGTTAAG ATGTGGAAAGCATTGCTGGACAGGGCTGTCCGTCTGCAGCAGGACCTCCATCACTTCACTAAGCTCTATGATCAAATCATGCTGTTTGTGCTCTTGATGAACACTACAACACAAGTGGCAATGACATTTCAAGGTCTCGCACCAG CTTGTGTTTATGAAGCACTGGAGGCAGTCTTCTTGGCTTTTTATACGATGGAGTGCGTGTTAAAGCTCATAAGTTTTGGCTTAAAATACTTCAAAAGCATGTGGAATATTCTGG ATTTCTCGGTCACTTTGGTAGGGTTGCTAGACCTTTTTCTGGACAGCAAACAGTATGATAGTGAGCGTTTCACCACTTTTTTCCACCTCCTTAAAATGTTCAAAGTGTGTCGAGCATTCAGGATCTTACGCACACTGCG GTTTTTCAGTGGTCCCAAGGTCATCATGAAAGTAATAGGAAAGTCTTTGAAGATGAATGGAATCATCTTCGTGCTCATGTTTTGCATCTTTGTCATGTTTTCCATTCTTTTCCGACAAAACTTAAGCAAGTCCGACCCAAAGCGATTTGGTTCCATGCTCAATACCATGTCTACACTCCTCCAGCTGTTGACACTTGATGACTGGATTAACGTCTATTACACCAGTCGAGACAATG GTGCACCTGATGTTATCATCTTCATCGTCTTGTACATCTTGACTGAATACTACATCCTTTTAAG TCTGATCTATGCAGTGACGGTGGACACCATCCTCAGCAACAGAAAG AACATGGTTGAGGAACAGCCATCGCCGATCCAGACGACAG agcAAATCAAGAGTGAGCCGACTGACGACCAGACAACCAAGGTTGCTTTCTCAGAAAACTATTTTATTGAAGG GAAGAACATTCGGATGGAACACTGTTTGAGGATCCTGGAAGCTCTGGAGAAGAATCAGCAGTTGTTTCGGAAACAAACCAATTACCTTTACAGGCTGGTTGACAGCACTGAAATG GGACCTTCTTTTTACCGTAGAAAGGAAGCAGATGAGGATGAACTAGAGGACAGCCATTGA
- the LOC132117506 gene encoding cation channel sperm-associated protein 1-like isoform X3: MWKALLDRAVRLQQDLHHFTKLYDQIMLFVLLMNTTTQVAMTFQGLAPACVYEALEAVFLAFYTMECVLKLISFGLKYFKSMWNILDFSVTLVGLLDLFLDSKQYDSERFTTFFHLLKMFKVCRAFRILRTLRFFSGPKVIMKVIGKSLKMNGIIFVLMFCIFVMFSILFRQNLSKSDPKRFGSMLNTMSTLLQLLTLDDWINVYYTSRDNGAPDVIIFIVLYILTEYYILLSLIYAVTVDTILSNRKNMVEEQPSPIQTTEQIKSEPTDDQTTKVAFSENYFIEGKNIRMEHCLRILEALEKNQQLFRKQTNYLYRLVDSTEMGPSFYRRKEADEDELEDSH, encoded by the exons ATGTGGAAAGCATTGCTGGACAGGGCTGTCCGTCTGCAGCAGGACCTCCATCACTTCACTAAGCTCTATGATCAAATCATGCTGTTTGTGCTCTTGATGAACACTACAACACAAGTGGCAATGACATTTCAAGGTCTCGCACCAG CTTGTGTTTATGAAGCACTGGAGGCAGTCTTCTTGGCTTTTTATACGATGGAGTGCGTGTTAAAGCTCATAAGTTTTGGCTTAAAATACTTCAAAAGCATGTGGAATATTCTGG ATTTCTCGGTCACTTTGGTAGGGTTGCTAGACCTTTTTCTGGACAGCAAACAGTATGATAGTGAGCGTTTCACCACTTTTTTCCACCTCCTTAAAATGTTCAAAGTGTGTCGAGCATTCAGGATCTTACGCACACTGCG GTTTTTCAGTGGTCCCAAGGTCATCATGAAAGTAATAGGAAAGTCTTTGAAGATGAATGGAATCATCTTCGTGCTCATGTTTTGCATCTTTGTCATGTTTTCCATTCTTTTCCGACAAAACTTAAGCAAGTCCGACCCAAAGCGATTTGGTTCCATGCTCAATACCATGTCTACACTCCTCCAGCTGTTGACACTTGATGACTGGATTAACGTCTATTACACCAGTCGAGACAATG GTGCACCTGATGTTATCATCTTCATCGTCTTGTACATCTTGACTGAATACTACATCCTTTTAAG TCTGATCTATGCAGTGACGGTGGACACCATCCTCAGCAACAGAAAG AACATGGTTGAGGAACAGCCATCGCCGATCCAGACGACAG agcAAATCAAGAGTGAGCCGACTGACGACCAGACAACCAAGGTTGCTTTCTCAGAAAACTATTTTATTGAAGG GAAGAACATTCGGATGGAACACTGTTTGAGGATCCTGGAAGCTCTGGAGAAGAATCAGCAGTTGTTTCGGAAACAAACCAATTACCTTTACAGGCTGGTTGACAGCACTGAAATG GGACCTTCTTTTTACCGTAGAAAGGAAGCAGATGAGGATGAACTAGAGGACAGCCATTGA
- the LOC132117508 gene encoding NADH dehydrogenase [ubiquinone] 1 alpha subcomplex subunit 2-like: protein MSSLWVLRFPKAWRRVNINRRRTLPFVKVTVMAAAVVRGIGSNLSKNLREVRLHLCQISAASQGTRDFIEQHYVTLKKANPEFPILIRECSGVQPVLWAQYGFGKEHNVSLDNMNADQVAKALESVVNAKP, encoded by the exons ATGAGTTCATTATGGGttctgcgtttcccaaaagcatg GCGACGGGTAAACATCAACAGAAGAAGAACACTTCCGTTCGTGAAGGTGACAGTGATGGCGGCGGCTGTGGTTCGCGGAATCGGCTCAAATCTGTCCAAAAATCTGCGTGAGGTCCGTCTGCACTTGTGCCAGATATCAGCTGCCAGTCAGGGAACCAG GGATTTTATTGAGCAACATTATGTGACATTAAAGAAGGCAAACCCGGAGTTCCCCATCCTGATCCGAGAGTGCTCTGGAGTTCAGCCCGTGCTGTGGGCACAATATG GTTTTGGCAAAGAACACAACGTTTCACTGGACAACATGAACGCTGACCAAGTGGCTAAAGCACTTGAATCAGTAGTAAATGCAAAGCCCTGA
- the LOC132116809 gene encoding homeobox protein CDX-1-like, which produces MYVSYLLEKDTSMYPNSVRHPTLNLNPQNFVPTPPQYPDFTGYHHVPGISSDPHHSQTGAWNPAYPPPREEWTPYGPGTGPSTSSTGQLGFSPPEFSSVQAPGLLPSSINTSVGQLSPNSQRRNPYDWMRRSAPPPNSGGKTRTKDKYRVVYTDHQRLELEKEFHYSRYITIRRKAELATALGLSERQVKIWFQNRRAKERKVNKKKMQQPQPASTTTPTPPGSALPGSVPMVSSSSSGLVSPSIPMTIKEEY; this is translated from the exons ATGTACGTGAGTTATCTCTTGGAGAAGGACACCAGTATGTACCCGAATTCCGTAAGACACCCAACCCTAAACCTGAACCCTCAGAATTTTGTCCCCACACCTCCTCAGTATCCAGACTTCACAGGATACCATCACGTCCCTGGAATTAGCAGCGACCCTCACCACAGCCAGACAGGAGCCTGGAATCCCGCGTATCCTCCTCCGCGAGAGGAATGGACACCTTACGGGCCGGGAACCGGACCTTCGACCTCGAGCACAGGTCAGCTGGGCTTCAGTCCTCCAGAGTTTTCGTCTGTTCAAGCGCCTGGCCTTCTACCATCCTCCATAAACACATCAGTCGGTCAGCTGTCGCCCAACTCTCAGAGACGGAACCCCTACGACTGGATGCGTCGGAGCGCGCCGCCGCCAAACTCAG GAGGGAAGACCAGAACGAAAGACAAATACCGGGTGGTGTACACGGATCATCAGCGTCTGGAGCTGGAGAAAGAGTTTCATTACAGCCGTTACATCACAATAAGAAGAAAGGCAGAGCTGGCGACAGCCCTCGGTCTGTCAGAGAGACAG GTGAAGATCTGGTTCCAGAACCGGCGTGCAAAAGAGAGGAAAGTCAATAAAAAGAAGATGCAACAGCCTCAGCCGGCATCCACGACCACACCGACCCCCCCTGGTTCAGCGCTGCCTGGCAGTGTCCCCATGGTGTCCAGCAGCAGCAGTGGCCTGGTGTCACCATCTATACCAATGACTATCAAAGAAGAGTACTGA